Genomic segment of Caretta caretta isolate rCarCar2 chromosome 4, rCarCar1.hap1, whole genome shotgun sequence:
ccccccagctctcaaacttctgaagactgTCATATGTGGCTCGGAGGATCAGTatgtttggccacccctgttatagGCTGTATAACATTTGGTGACCCCTGTTATAGGCTGTTATAGGTTTGTATacgtttggccacccctgttatagGCTgtatcaagtcatcccttaaccttctctttgttaagctaaataaattgaactccttgagtctattgctataaggcaggttttctaatcctttaatcattctcgtggctcttctctgaaccctttccaatgtATCAACATAATTCCTGAATGGGTGGGTACCAGAACTGGATATAGTAGtcctgcaccagtgccaaatagagaggtaaaataatctctctactcctactcgtgAGTCCCCGGTTTATGTATCCcagatcacattagctcttttggccagatCTGCCTATCGGTCTTGAGCTAATGCTACCCTTAGTCCCTTTAGAAGCCaagtgcctttcatctgagggCCCCATAGCCTGTTACTGATGTTAACCAGTTGGGCTTCAGAACCACCCTGCAAGGCAGGTGAGcgttatccccattatacaggtgAGGAACACAGACACAAAGTAacctgcccagggtcacccagcgggagagctgggaagagaacccaggagtccaggctccctgttcccatctcttcccaccaGGCCATGCTGCCTGTGTGCACCCTGCACTGCATGCTAGGAAATGAGGCACTGCCTGCCCTACGGCTCTAGAATCACGCATGCTGTGGGACCTTTCCCTCTGCTGACTGCTCCCAGGCCATGTCtgactctctcctcccttctccttgCAGGATCTCCCCATTCAGCCAGACAGTGCCATGGCACGTCAACGACCTCTCCTGCTCTTGCTCTTTGTAGTGCTAGTAGTCAGTACCCACCTGTCAAGAGCTCAGCACTGGTCTCACGGCTGGTATCCCGGAGGGAAAAGAGAACTAGATTTGTCACAGACTCCAGAGGTGAGTTCCAGCCTTTCTGTAGGGGGATCTTCCATATTACTTTAAAGCCCACAGTACGTTCTAAATGCATCTTGTTCTGCAGCCCTAATTTAAGGActgatcctgggaggtgctgagcatccccaTGGGATCCAgtgggaattgtgggtgctcagcacctctcaggatcaagaCCTTAATGAAAATGCTGGCATACATAGAGATCAACATTTCGTCACcacttcccagccctgtgctcaccACCCAGAGCACACGACCTTCAGACACAGATCAGGATACGAACTGTCCCAAGGCTCAGGGTTCTTCTGATCTGCACAGCTGGAGCATCTTAACAGACGCAACTGGGAAGAGACGACAACTGGGAGCAGGTCAAAGCTGGACAGCCTTTAGTGCTTTCACATGCTAGCTTTAAGGCATGCACCATTTCCTCCTTTCCTGCAGCATGTCAGCTGCTCTTCAAGGCATATCCATGTGGAGAAGGGTTCCATCTTGAATTGAGCAGTTTGGGGGACTTTTCCCCCCTTAATATACATTGACTGAATTTTGTCACCATCCAATATCCAGACATTATAGCTCAGCAAATtacatgcacattggaaagcctTGAAGAGGTAACAGAGAAATATGAGCTAACGCATAGCTCTGTTAACAGAAAAATACACTGCGGGCCCTGGTCTGCTAGGAGCTGCAC
This window contains:
- the LOC125635119 gene encoding progonadoliberin-2, with the protein product MARQRPLLLLLFVVLVVSTHLSRAQHWSHGWYPGGKRELDLSQTPEASEEIKLCDGEECAYLRSPRKTIVNALLADMLARQLQKKK